Proteins encoded within one genomic window of Bacteroidota bacterium:
- a CDS encoding GIY-YIG nuclease family protein, which yields MKSDIQDIACVYLMYCEAKSAWKIGFTTNHPDARRKSIQQSNCWGEKLEITLIKYRECKNSSIAQEMESRLLQDGHRHQNGITGAEWFSELTVLQEDFFFHTPSDGALTWRDIAIHQDKEIRVLRKQLDWTINSSEESREFSNAWLLGSLHTLIDTSNGTVEELARAFENIKSQLQNER from the coding sequence ATGAAATCAGATATCCAAGACATCGCCTGTGTGTACCTGATGTACTGTGAGGCAAAATCGGCGTGGAAGATCGGTTTTACAACTAACCACCCTGATGCACGACGCAAGAGCATACAGCAATCAAATTGCTGGGGTGAAAAGCTTGAAATAACACTCATCAAGTACAGAGAGTGCAAGAACAGCTCTATTGCTCAAGAGATGGAATCCAGACTCCTGCAGGACGGACACCGCCACCAGAACGGGATAACAGGTGCCGAATGGTTTAGTGAGCTAACAGTGCTTCAGGAGGACTTCTTCTTCCACACGCCATCAGATGGCGCCCTGACATGGCGCGACATCGCTATCCATCAGGACAAGGAGATCCGGGTGCTCAGGAAGCAACTGGATTGGACAATCAATAGCTCCGAAGAGTCCCGTGAATTCAGTAACGCATGGCTTCTAGGCAGCCTGCACACCCTGATTGATACTTCCAATGGTACGGTGGAGGAGCTCGCACGAGCATTCGAAAACATCAAGTCACAACTCCAAAACGAGCGCTAG
- a CDS encoding helix-turn-helix domain-containing protein, which produces MLVARKERELTQKGAVDFLAQRGVEMSLRTYVSYESGKSEPSFSLAIDICRAFGISVWLGIRDDGLSVLVFEQMGSGSESHPFLRGGDSEDAAGKLFNVWFEDADRLKEENESLKKEVPALRAQLELLKDLVKDIKAGPEN; this is translated from the coding sequence ATGTTGGTTGCTCGTAAGGAGAGAGAGTTAACCCAGAAGGGGGCTGTAGACTTTTTGGCCCAAAGAGGTGTCGAAATGTCTCTCCGTACATACGTGTCATATGAGTCCGGAAAATCGGAGCCGAGTTTCTCTTTGGCGATAGACATTTGCAGAGCTTTTGGCATTAGTGTCTGGCTTGGAATCCGAGATGATGGATTGTCTGTGCTTGTATTTGAGCAAATGGGCTCAGGTAGCGAGTCGCACCCCTTTTTGAGAGGGGGAGATTCTGAGGATGCTGCAGGTAAACTGTTCAATGTTTGGTTTGAGGATGCAGACAGGCTCAAAGAGGAAAATGAAAGCCTTAAAAAGGAGGTGCCGGCCCTGCGAGCCCAGTTAGAGTTGCTCAAGGATCTTGTTAAAGACATTAAAGCCGGCCCAGAGAACTGA
- a CDS encoding helix-turn-helix transcriptional regulator, with protein MKSESSNSVNGHPYPLETAAPRQHEILLVMSAEDKAMSPKSIQASTGLRRENVQEALGSMLSAHLVHKEGYGKYRIGPDVSGFIVEVLELVRSLGMEMAYLDWNSEWIEGVDDTNDAGMDSEVYIERMNRLRVAFPDAWKLENERIREPMLLVRQYMHRFSFFNFVQMIERSRTVSSALSHAVKGGRHKLGPGESLADSSRIISEQLQIISTRITRLKEERGLSWEEIGASAGVAARVAQQWGDGDSSPPAEKIPALAQLLGSTPLYLLGVADPGEDHAATLNNYVAQNKKAEAEGKMEVVDIDVGPGDYMMRVIPIYDEAGNVEYYIRATYTGLTKEEGEELRNSGG; from the coding sequence ATGAAGAGTGAGTCAAGTAATAGTGTCAATGGGCACCCTTACCCGCTAGAGACGGCTGCTCCTCGACAGCATGAGATACTGTTAGTGATGAGTGCTGAGGACAAGGCTATGTCCCCTAAGTCTATTCAGGCCTCGACCGGATTGAGGCGCGAGAACGTTCAGGAAGCACTTGGCAGCATGCTGAGTGCGCATTTGGTGCACAAGGAAGGTTATGGGAAGTATAGGATTGGCCCAGATGTCTCGGGATTCATCGTAGAGGTGTTGGAATTGGTGAGGTCGCTAGGAATGGAGATGGCCTATTTGGATTGGAATAGTGAGTGGATTGAGGGTGTGGATGATACGAATGACGCAGGAATGGATTCTGAGGTTTACATTGAGAGGATGAATCGACTCCGTGTTGCATTTCCTGACGCATGGAAGTTGGAAAATGAGCGCATTCGAGAACCGATGTTGTTAGTGCGGCAATATATGCATCGGTTTAGCTTTTTTAACTTTGTGCAGATGATTGAGAGATCTAGAACTGTTAGTAGTGCTCTTAGTCATGCTGTGAAAGGGGGGCGCCATAAGCTTGGCCCAGGTGAGAGTTTGGCGGATTCTTCCCGGATTATATCCGAGCAACTGCAAATAATCAGCACTCGCATTACGAGGCTGAAAGAGGAGCGAGGTCTTTCTTGGGAGGAAATTGGGGCTTCGGCGGGAGTTGCGGCCAGAGTTGCACAACAGTGGGGCGATGGCGATTCGTCACCTCCTGCAGAGAAGATTCCAGCGCTGGCACAGCTACTTGGCTCGACTCCATTGTATCTGCTTGGCGTCGCTGACCCAGGAGAGGACCACGCGGCCACGCTGAACAATTATGTAGCGCAGAATAAGAAGGCAGAGGCGGAGGGAAAGATGGAGGTGGTGGACATCGATGTTGGGCCTGGTGACTACATGATGCGCGTTATACCGATATACGATGAAGCCGGCAATGTCGAGTACTACATCCGCGCGACGTACACGGGACTGACGAAGGAAGAAGGGGAAGAGCTGCGCAATAGTGGGGGGTAA